From one Halothece sp. PCC 7418 genomic stretch:
- a CDS encoding sodium:proton antiporter: MDGSFTITLQIVIAVCAGITAQVLGETFKIPGIVFLLLIGIALGSDGLNLLHPSELGVGLEVIVALLVAIILFEGGLNLELRDLGKVSSSLRNLVTIGTGITLFGGSMAAHWLGEFPWQLAFLYASLVVVTGPTVISPLLKQVAVDRQVATLLEGEGVLIDPVGAILAVVVLDTILNSDAGVMEVLNGLLLRGGIGIAIGLVGGAAMGLLLKRRLDFLSEDLKNLVVLAGVWGLFGLSQMIRSESGLMAVVLAGMVVRSLSVPEERMLRRFKGQLTMLGVSVLFILLAADLSLASILALGWGSVLTVLCLMFLVRPLSVWVCTLGSRLDWRQKLFVSWVGPKGIVSASVASLFAILLTQRGITGGDSLKAIVFLTIMMTVVIQGLSARWVARWLNLTSEGAKGAVIIGCNPLGRLVGELFQQEGESVVMIDTDLQACELAEAANLNVIQSSGLDETVLEEAGIESLGTFLATTNNGEVNLVLAQRALEEFQPPRVFAAFPKNSQARTSANKTKVNQAFMSEIPIKVWNQYVEEGKIKLGHTVLREEGFSFQQAHLQALIRGGELLPLLVKRGNALQVVKADQEWQPGEEIFYILHDPRPKLLKRLSGGNSSSRLALERLAEVEEVPLANPDHL; encoded by the coding sequence ATGGATGGATCATTTACCATTACCCTACAAATTGTAATCGCTGTTTGTGCAGGAATTACAGCCCAAGTGCTGGGAGAAACCTTTAAAATCCCAGGCATTGTTTTTCTCTTGCTCATCGGCATTGCCTTAGGATCAGATGGACTCAATCTTCTCCACCCTAGTGAACTAGGTGTGGGCTTAGAAGTGATTGTTGCACTCTTAGTTGCCATTATCTTATTTGAAGGGGGTCTCAACCTCGAATTAAGAGATTTAGGAAAAGTTTCAAGTAGTTTACGTAACCTGGTGACGATTGGGACTGGCATTACCCTATTTGGCGGGAGTATGGCAGCGCACTGGCTGGGGGAATTTCCTTGGCAATTAGCGTTTCTTTATGCTTCTCTGGTGGTTGTCACTGGTCCAACGGTCATTAGTCCTTTATTAAAACAAGTTGCTGTGGATCGACAAGTGGCAACTTTATTAGAAGGAGAAGGGGTGCTCATTGATCCCGTTGGGGCAATTTTAGCCGTCGTTGTCCTTGATACGATTCTTAATAGTGACGCTGGAGTAATGGAAGTTTTAAATGGACTCCTGTTACGCGGTGGTATTGGCATTGCCATTGGTTTAGTAGGTGGCGCTGCAATGGGCTTACTCCTCAAACGACGGCTCGATTTTCTCTCGGAAGACTTAAAAAATCTGGTGGTTTTAGCTGGAGTGTGGGGCTTATTTGGTTTATCTCAAATGATTCGCAGTGAATCAGGGCTCATGGCGGTGGTGTTAGCGGGAATGGTGGTGCGCTCTTTGTCTGTTCCTGAAGAACGAATGCTCAGACGCTTCAAGGGACAATTAACCATGCTCGGTGTCTCGGTCTTGTTTATTCTTCTTGCAGCAGATTTATCTCTGGCTAGTATCCTCGCTTTAGGTTGGGGAAGTGTACTCACGGTTTTATGTCTAATGTTTCTGGTGCGCCCCCTCAGTGTTTGGGTCTGCACTTTGGGCAGTCGCCTCGACTGGCGACAAAAACTATTTGTCAGTTGGGTCGGACCAAAAGGCATTGTTTCTGCCTCTGTTGCCTCTCTCTTTGCCATTTTACTAACTCAACGGGGCATTACAGGGGGAGATTCTTTGAAGGCAATTGTCTTCTTAACGATTATGATGACGGTGGTGATTCAAGGTTTAAGCGCCCGTTGGGTGGCAAGATGGTTAAATCTCACCTCAGAAGGGGCAAAAGGAGCGGTGATTATTGGTTGTAACCCCTTGGGGCGTTTAGTGGGTGAATTGTTCCAACAAGAGGGAGAATCAGTGGTGATGATTGATACTGATCTCCAAGCCTGTGAGTTAGCCGAAGCAGCGAACTTAAATGTGATTCAAAGTAGCGGTTTGGATGAAACAGTTTTAGAAGAAGCTGGAATTGAATCTCTAGGGACGTTTCTGGCGACAACGAACAATGGAGAAGTAAATTTGGTGTTAGCGCAAAGAGCCTTAGAAGAGTTTCAACCGCCGAGAGTCTTTGCAGCGTTCCCGAAAAATTCTCAGGCGCGGACTTCTGCCAATAAAACGAAGGTGAATCAAGCCTTTATGTCAGAAATTCCGATTAAAGTTTGGAATCAATATGTAGAAGAAGGAAAAATTAAGCTCGGTCATACCGTGTTGCGAGAAGAAGGCTTTTCCTTCCAACAAGCCCATTTGCAAGCTCTCATTCGGGGAGGAGAATTATTACCGCTCTTAGTGAAACGGGGAAATGCTTTACAAGTGGTAAAAGCGGATCAGGAATGGCAACCAGGAGAAGAAATTTTTTACATCCTTCATGATCCACGTCCTAAATTGCTGAAACGACTCTCAGGCGGAAATTCTTCTTCCCGCTTAGCATTAGAACGTTTAGCGGAAGTGGAGGAAGTTCCCCTTGCCAATCCTGATCATCTTTAG